A stretch of DNA from Streptomyces sp. NBC_01197:
CGGTAGCTCAATTGGTTAGAGCGTCGCCCTCATAAGGCGAAGGTTGGTGGTTCGAGTCCATGGCGAGGGACGACCCCTTTACATCTGAGGGTCTGGGCAGCACTCCCCCTGAAAGAGTGCACATACCTTTCGTAGCTCAATGGTAGAGCGGTGCGTTGTGGTCGCACTGATTCCGGTTCAACTCCGGGCGATGGGACCGCCTCCCCTAAGCCTCTCAACGATGCTCAAATAGGTGGAGCCTTGGTAGTGCTGGGCATTGGTAGAGCCCACCTGGCTGTAAACCAGACGCTTCGGCTGTGCAGGTTCAATTCCTGCTGCTACCACTTAACCCACCCCGTTCCTTGTGAGCGGGGTTTTTTATTGCCTTCATTCATTCATTCAAGGAGACTGATGAGCCCCGAGGACATTGAGAACCGCTTTACCTACCATGCTCCTGATGCGTACAAGGTTCACGCCCATCAGCGCGTTCGCAATCTCTTTTACGATGCAGCGGAAGTACTGGACATCGAGCTTCCTGAGGGCCGAGAGAAGGCTCTTGCGGTTACCAAGCTGGAAGAGGCAATGTTCTGGACTAACGCCTCTATTGCTCGGAGTGCTGATGTCTGAGTGGTACAGCTTTGATGAAGAGTACGACTTCAGCCCTGAGGACATGAAGCGACTCTCCAAGGCAGCAGAGCGGGTCTCTTGGCGTAAGCAGGCTCAGGAAGAGCTTGAGGAGCTTGGAGACTTCTGGGAGATAAGCAATGTGAATGTGAGGCTCTAATGGGAAGCAGGGGCCCAAACCCCAAGGAGAACAGCGTCAGGCGAAACAAGCACGAGGGTGCTACTGAGATCTCCCGTGAGCCTCAGTCAGGAAGAGAACTGGCCAAGGGCCTTGGAGTCACTACTCCTGGGGCTAAGAGGTTCTGGCGGACCTGGTCTGAATCTCCTCAGTCTGCTGACTGGCTTGAGACTGACTGGGCTGAACTGGAAATCACCACTCTTCTCGTGGACCAGCTCTACAAGGGTGACTACAAGTTGGCTGGAGAGATCAGGCAGCGTGTAGCCAAGTGGGGTGCAACCAACGAGGATCGCGTTCGACTTCGCATGTCGTTTAAGAAGGATTCAGTGGAGGGCTCTAAGGAGCCTTCAGAGGCGCCACCTGAGGTCAACATGGACGAAGAGCTGTACAAGCTCCTCAGTGACAACTAGGAGGCCACAGGGAGGTTCCTATGCAGTCTGGGAATCTACCCGAAGGGGTTCCGTCCCCTAAAGAGACTCTGGGCTACCAGGTCATCAGGTGGGCCAAGAAGTTCGTAGTCACCCCAGATGGTGAACGAGCTGGTGAGCCTTGGGAGTTCACTCCTGAGCAACTTCGGTTTGTGCTCTGGTTCTATGCCATCAATCCTGACGGCTCCTGGAAGTACTCGGCCGCAACTCTTCGTCGTGCAAAGGGCTGGGGCAAAACCCCTCTCCTTGCAGCCCTGGCCATTGTCGAGTTCCTAGGCCCTGTTCGGTTCTCTCACTATGACGCCTTTGGGCTCCCTGTAGGTAAGAGAGTTCCACTGCCTATCGTGCAGATCGGTGCCACAGCACTAGATCAGTGTGAACAAACGCTAGACATGATCCGAGGAATGCTCTCTGAGTCCCCTGCCGAAGAGGCATACGGGCTGGAGATCTCGAAGTCCATTGTCCAGTTCAAGTCAGGCAAGCCTGGCTCTATCAAGCCGAAGGCAACTGCTGGCAGGACGAATGAAGGTAACCGACCCACTTTTGTAGTGATGGACGAGCAACATCACTGGGTTTCATCCAATGGTGGCCCTGACTTCTACCAGACCTTGAAGCGCAATGTAGAGAAGACAACTAAGGCTGGCTCTCGGTGGGTCGGGACGACTAACGCCTACAACCCCAACGAGAACTCAGTAGCCCAGATCATTCATGAGTCCGAGATGGTGACCAAGGGCTACTGGCTCTATGACTGCCGTGAGGCATCTATTGACGTAGAGGACATCAGGGATGAGGAGAAGGTCAGACAGGCCCTCCTGGAGGCGTATGGAGACGCTGTCTGGGCTGACATTGAAGGTCTCACCAAGACCATCCTCTATGACCGCACTACTCCGGACTCCACCTACTGTCGCTTCTACTTCAACCAGATAGCTGAGTCTTCAGATGGTTGGATGAACAAGCCTGCCTGGGATCTCTGTGAGGCCACTGAAGACCCCATCAAGCTCGGTGACCAGATAGCTATTGGCTTTGACGGGTCCGTCCGAGGAGACGCAACAGGGCTCGTGGGTTGCAGACTTCGAGATGGGCGACTGTTCGTTATTGATGTCTGGGAGCGTCCCGAGAACGCGCACGCTGACTGGGAAGTGGACACCCTTGCTGTTGAAGCGGCTGTCTACAAAGCCTTCAAAGACTTCCGAGTTGAGTGGTTCTACGGTGACCCTCCTTACTGGCAGGAGGCTCTAGGACGCTGGGCTATCCAGTTTGCTACCAGAGACCAGGACTTCGTCTTTGAGTTCTGGACCAATAAGCCAACTCGCATGGTCCAGGTAGTTGAGAGATTCCATTCCGCTGTCATGGTCAAAGAAATCTCGCATGAGGGTGATGAGCGTCTAACTCGCCATGTCCTCAATGCAGTTACCCGAGACGTAATGGTTGGTGGAGAAGTTGGCGTCCTGATTCAGAAAGACTCCCCCAGGTCGAAGAGAAAAATTGACCTGGCTATTTGTGCCGTCCTCGCCCTGGAGGCGAGAGCCGACGCTATCGCTGATGGACGAATGAACCGCAGAAGGGGACGAGTCGTAGGTTTCTAAGTGGAGGTATGGATGAGCAATTTCGAAATTGGCTCTCCTCCGGCTACCCCACAACAGTGGGTGGACTACCTCCACTCCAAGTTGCTGACAGCCAGGGGAAGTTACAGGAAGTTCAGCGAGTACTACGACGGCAACCATCAGAAGATGGCCTTTGCTCAGGCTCGCCACAAGAAGCAGTACGCCGAACTCTTCGAGAGATGGTGTGACAACTTCTCGGGTCTCATCGTGGACTCAGTGAATGAACGAATGGCCATTGATGGCTTTCGGATGACTGATGAACCTGATGCGGACAAGGACGCTCGGGAAATCTGGCAGCGGAATTTCATGGACTCTGACTCAAATGAGGCTCACCTTGACGCCTTGATCTATGGCATTGCCTATGCAGTTGTGTGGGCTGACTCTGATGGCAAGCCCACAATCACTGTGGAGTCTGCTCAGAACATGGTGGTTCAGTACAAGCCCGGCTCCCGAAGGGAGATTGAGGCAGCGGCCAAGTTCTACACAGACGACTGGGGTCGAGAGTGGGTGACTCTCTGGCTTCCCAATTCTGTCTACCGGTTCATAAATGGTGCAGATGCAGGTTGGGTGGGAAACAAGCGGGAACCTAACCCTCTTCTCGAAGTGCCCGTGATCCCTATCAACAACCGCTCTCGAATAGCTGGAGATCCCATCTCGGATCTGTCAGTGGTAATCCCCATTCAGGATGCGATCAACAAGATTGTTTCTGACGCTTTGCTGGCATCTGAGTATGCAGCTTGGCCGCAGAGATGGGTTACTGGGCTTGAGATTCAGACAGATGAGAATGACAACCCCCTCCCTCCCTTTGATTCCGGAGTGGATAAAGTGCTTCAGGCTAGTGACCCCACTTCCAAGTTTGGTCAATTTGAAGCAGCCGACTTGGGAAACTACGTCACTCTTGTTGACATGCTGGTTCAGCACATGGCTAGCATCTCTAGAATCCCCTTCCATTACTTCCTCCTTAACGGAGGAACAGCCCCTTCAGGAGAGGCAATCACCTCCGCTGAAGCAGGGCTTATTTCAAAGACTCGTGAACGAATGCTTCACTTCGGTGAGGCATGGGAACGGGTCATGCGACTTTGCTTCAAGGTCATGAAAGACCCTAAGGCAGAGGCATTCGGTGCAGAGATTATCTGGAGAGATCCTGAGAACCGTACCGAGGCACAGCACATGGACGCTCTTCTGAAACTCAAGATGATTGGCGTCCCGGTTAACCAGCTCCTCTCGGATGCTGGCTACACACCTCAGCAGATTGACCGCTTTCAGGAGATGCGTAAGCAAGATGCTAAGGACGCCACAGAGATTCAGAAGCTCATGCCTCAGCCTGAAATAGGCACAGGCGGTCTGCCTGGATCTGACAAGCAAGACCCTGGTGCTAAGCCTGTCGGGAATGACCCCAAGGCTGCTAAGGCAGCCTCCAAGGCCCCTCAGGGCAACTCTGGAAACCAGGCCAGGAAGACGGGCTAAGGCCCGTCCGTTTCACACGGTCTCTAACCGAAATGGTTGGGGGCCTTTTTTGATGCCTTCAACCAGCCGAAATGGACGGTTCGATTATGAGTGAAGAGAACACGACTGAGACCACAGCCACTGTTGGGACCGAAACGGGACAGCAGGGCACTGGTACTCAGCCGACGGTAGAGGAGCTTATTGCCGAGCGCGATAAGTGGAAGACCCTTTCGAGGACCAACGAGGACCGCTGGAAGGAAGCCTCTCAGGAGAGGGACCAGCTTAAGCAGTCTGGAATGACTGACCAGGAGAAGGCCCTAGAGGCTGCTCGTGCGGAGGGCCGAACCTCTGCCTATTCCGAGGTTGGGTCGCGTCTTGTCGAGTCTGAGCTTAAGGCTGCGGCTGCAACCAATGGAGTTCAGCTCCCAGACCTGAAGTTTGTCAATACCTCTCAGTTCGTAGATGCCAATGGGCTTCCGGTCTCTGACCAGATCAATGCCTTT
This window harbors:
- a CDS encoding Acb2/Tad1 domain-containing protein, which encodes MSPEDIENRFTYHAPDAYKVHAHQRVRNLFYDAAEVLDIELPEGREKALAVTKLEEAMFWTNASIARSADV
- a CDS encoding phage terminase small subunit; its protein translation is MGSRGPNPKENSVRRNKHEGATEISREPQSGRELAKGLGVTTPGAKRFWRTWSESPQSADWLETDWAELEITTLLVDQLYKGDYKLAGEIRQRVAKWGATNEDRVRLRMSFKKDSVEGSKEPSEAPPEVNMDEELYKLLSDN
- a CDS encoding phage portal protein, translated to MSNFEIGSPPATPQQWVDYLHSKLLTARGSYRKFSEYYDGNHQKMAFAQARHKKQYAELFERWCDNFSGLIVDSVNERMAIDGFRMTDEPDADKDAREIWQRNFMDSDSNEAHLDALIYGIAYAVVWADSDGKPTITVESAQNMVVQYKPGSRREIEAAAKFYTDDWGREWVTLWLPNSVYRFINGADAGWVGNKREPNPLLEVPVIPINNRSRIAGDPISDLSVVIPIQDAINKIVSDALLASEYAAWPQRWVTGLEIQTDENDNPLPPFDSGVDKVLQASDPTSKFGQFEAADLGNYVTLVDMLVQHMASISRIPFHYFLLNGGTAPSGEAITSAEAGLISKTRERMLHFGEAWERVMRLCFKVMKDPKAEAFGAEIIWRDPENRTEAQHMDALLKLKMIGVPVNQLLSDAGYTPQQIDRFQEMRKQDAKDATEIQKLMPQPEIGTGGLPGSDKQDPGAKPVGNDPKAAKAASKAPQGNSGNQARKTG